A single window of Desulfovibrio sp. G11 DNA harbors:
- a CDS encoding RsbRD N-terminal domain-containing protein: MKAQELFRKHKSEIVRLWAEEVFDTYPFETTGFLRTRNDPFANPVAHMTKEAAGALYDAMAGEHVDPGQTKKALERFIRLRAVQKYAPSQGLGVFFLMKPILRTHLLPEFIALGDTAPYMEAESRLDSLTLLAFDMYTEAREVVADLRITEIRNQYAQLARWAQKLEGGPSHPAD, encoded by the coding sequence ATGAAAGCACAGGAATTGTTCAGAAAGCACAAAAGTGAAATTGTTCGCCTTTGGGCCGAGGAGGTGTTTGACACCTACCCTTTTGAAACGACAGGTTTTTTGCGTACACGCAATGATCCTTTTGCCAATCCTGTCGCCCATATGACCAAAGAAGCGGCCGGTGCGCTATATGACGCCATGGCCGGCGAGCATGTTGATCCGGGGCAGACCAAAAAAGCCCTTGAACGCTTTATCAGGCTGCGCGCGGTGCAAAAATATGCTCCCAGCCAGGGATTGGGCGTGTTTTTTCTCATGAAGCCCATTCTGCGCACGCATCTTTTGCCCGAGTTCATAGCTCTGGGCGATACGGCCCCCTATATGGAAGCCGAATCGCGCCTGGACAGTCTCACCCTGCTGGCCTTTGATATGTATACTGAGGCCCGCGAGGTTGTGGCCGACCTGCGCATAACAGAAATTCGCAACCAGTACGCCCAGCTGGCGCGCTGGGCGCAAAAGCTGGAAGGCGGCCCTTCGCATCCTGCGGATTAA
- the dsrM gene encoding sulfate reduction electron transfer complex DsrMKJOP subunit DsrM yields MFNSLLLVLLIGAIAWAGAAIGLAPLFGVVLPYVAVVVFIVGVIWRMVYWAKSPVPFSIPTTGGQEVSLDFIKPNRLDSPSNTWDVVRRMFLEVFFFRSLFRNTVADVRENDPISNGPRTIYFSSKWLWVFALLFHYCFLLVFIRHFRFFMEPIPSCISFLETIDGIMQVGSPRFFMTGGLVLVGVLFLLGRRIFDQRLRYISLFNDYFPLWLIISIISSGLCLRYFDKTEIAQVKIFVMGLTHFAPVSTAGINALFFTHLTLVCVLLIYFPFSKLMHMPGVFFSPTRNLANNSRRVRHINPWNPPKQYFTYAEYEDTYREAMAEAGLPLEKQPEKAAE; encoded by the coding sequence ATGTTCAATTCATTACTGCTGGTGCTGCTCATAGGAGCCATCGCCTGGGCGGGAGCGGCCATAGGGCTTGCACCTCTGTTCGGCGTTGTGCTGCCTTATGTTGCAGTCGTCGTTTTTATCGTCGGTGTTATCTGGCGCATGGTGTACTGGGCCAAATCGCCAGTACCCTTCTCCATCCCCACCACCGGCGGCCAGGAAGTTTCGCTTGACTTCATCAAGCCCAACCGGCTCGACAGCCCCAGCAACACCTGGGACGTCGTGCGGCGCATGTTTCTGGAAGTATTTTTCTTCCGTTCGCTGTTCCGCAACACGGTTGCCGATGTGCGCGAAAATGACCCCATCAGCAACGGGCCGCGCACCATCTATTTTTCCTCCAAGTGGCTCTGGGTGTTTGCCCTGCTGTTCCACTACTGTTTTCTGCTGGTTTTCATCCGCCACTTCCGCTTCTTTATGGAGCCTATCCCGTCCTGTATTTCTTTTCTGGAAACCATCGACGGCATCATGCAGGTTGGTTCGCCCCGCTTTTTCATGACCGGCGGGCTGGTACTTGTAGGCGTGCTTTTTCTGCTTGGCCGCCGCATTTTCGACCAGCGTCTGCGTTACATCTCGCTGTTCAACGACTATTTCCCGTTGTGGCTTATCATCAGTATCATCAGCTCCGGCCTGTGCCTGCGCTATTTCGATAAGACCGAAATAGCCCAGGTCAAGATTTTCGTCATGGGCCTCACGCATTTTGCGCCCGTGTCCACTGCAGGCATCAACGCGCTTTTCTTCACCCACCTTACTCTGGTGTGCGTACTGCTGATTTACTTCCCCTTCTCCAAGCTCATGCATATGCCGGGCGTGTTCTTCAGCCCCACGCGCAATCTGGCCAACAATTCCCGCCGGGTGCGCCATATCAACCCCTGGAATCCGCCCAAGCAGTACTTCACCTACGCCGAGTACGAGGATACCTACCGCGAAGCCATGGCTGAAGCCGGGCTGCCGCTGGAAAAGCAACCCGAAAAGGCCGCCGAGTAA
- the dsrK gene encoding sulfate reduction electron transfer complex DsrMKJOP subunit DsrK gives MAKLPTPQMLVASRPDFPAEDWLDVKPEFTPGSFCYPAKKETMELLHMPNPHEWDPAAEDWNLPENWEEILCDAFADRLEKHRSLKLFMDICVRCGACADKCHFFLGTNDPKNMPVLRAELLRSLYRRDYTMLGKLLGKKVGARGWDMSVVKELYYYAYQCTECRRCSLFCPYGIDTAEITAIVRELMHEVGLGTHWIMDPVKNCSFTGNHLGIQPHSFVEIVEMLADDCETITGIRPKTPFNEKGREILFITPSGDVFADPGIYTFMGYLMLFHELDLDYTFSTYASEGGNFGSFTSFNMAKKLNAKMYAEAERLGSKWILGGECGHMWRVINQYMDTYNGPSPANMEIPVSPITGTVFKNAASTKMVHIAEFTADLIHHNKLNLDPSRNDHIITTFHDSCNPARAMGLLDEPRYVLNAVCNNFHEMPENTIREQTFCCGAGSGLNTEEIMELRMRAGMPRGNALRFVQEKYGVNHMACVCAIDRATLPPLANYWAPGVNVSGLHELVGNALVMKGECKRTMDLRQEDLPNVADDEDAPEAQGEGQ, from the coding sequence ATGGCAAAATTACCTACACCGCAAATGCTTGTCGCCAGCCGTCCGGACTTTCCGGCCGAAGACTGGCTTGACGTCAAGCCGGAGTTCACGCCGGGCAGTTTTTGCTATCCGGCCAAAAAAGAAACCATGGAACTGCTGCACATGCCCAATCCCCATGAGTGGGATCCGGCCGCAGAAGACTGGAATCTGCCCGAAAACTGGGAAGAAATCCTGTGCGACGCCTTTGCCGACAGGCTTGAGAAGCACCGCTCGCTCAAGCTCTTTATGGACATCTGTGTGCGTTGCGGCGCCTGTGCCGACAAGTGCCACTTCTTCCTCGGCACCAACGACCCCAAGAACATGCCCGTGCTGCGCGCCGAGCTTCTGCGCTCGCTCTACCGCCGCGATTACACCATGCTGGGCAAGCTTCTTGGCAAAAAGGTCGGCGCCCGCGGCTGGGACATGTCCGTTGTCAAGGAACTGTACTACTACGCTTACCAGTGCACCGAGTGCCGCCGCTGTTCGCTCTTCTGCCCTTACGGCATCGACACGGCTGAAATCACCGCCATCGTGCGCGAACTGATGCACGAGGTAGGCCTTGGCACGCACTGGATCATGGACCCGGTGAAAAACTGCAGCTTCACGGGCAACCACCTGGGCATCCAGCCCCACTCCTTCGTGGAAATTGTGGAAATGCTGGCCGATGACTGCGAAACCATCACCGGCATCCGCCCCAAAACGCCCTTCAACGAAAAGGGCCGGGAAATCCTGTTCATCACGCCCTCGGGTGACGTGTTTGCCGACCCCGGCATCTACACCTTCATGGGCTACCTCATGCTCTTCCACGAGCTTGACCTTGACTACACCTTCTCGACCTATGCTTCTGAAGGCGGCAACTTCGGTTCCTTCACCTCCTTCAACATGGCCAAGAAGCTCAACGCCAAGATGTATGCCGAAGCCGAGCGTCTGGGTTCCAAGTGGATTCTGGGCGGCGAATGCGGCCACATGTGGCGCGTGATCAACCAGTACATGGATACCTACAACGGCCCGTCGCCGGCTAATATGGAAATCCCCGTGTCGCCCATCACGGGTACGGTGTTCAAAAACGCCGCCTCCACCAAGATGGTGCATATTGCGGAATTTACGGCCGACCTGATTCACCACAACAAGCTGAATCTGGATCCCAGCCGTAACGACCATATCATCACCACCTTCCATGACAGCTGCAACCCCGCACGCGCCATGGGTCTGCTGGATGAACCGCGCTACGTGCTGAACGCCGTGTGCAACAACTTCCACGAAATGCCCGAAAACACCATCCGCGAGCAAACCTTCTGCTGCGGCGCCGGTTCGGGCCTGAACACCGAAGAAATCATGGAACTGCGCATGCGCGCCGGTATGCCCCGCGGCAATGCCCTGCGTTTTGTGCAAGAAAAATACGGCGTCAACCACATGGCCTGCGTGTGCGCCATCGACCGCGCCACCCTGCCCCCGCTTGCCAACTACTGGGCGCCCGGCGTCAATGTGAGCGGGCTGCATGAACTGGTGGGCAACGCCCTTGTCATGAAGGGCGAGTGCAAGCGTACCATGGACCTGCGCCAGGAAGATCTGCCCAACGTGGCGGATGATGAGGATGCGCCCGAAGCGCAGGGGGAGGGCCAATAA